The Corvus moneduloides isolate bCorMon1 chromosome 11, bCorMon1.pri, whole genome shotgun sequence genomic sequence TCTGAACAGCACCAGGCAGTGGAGAAGTTTGGGAGGGGACACTGGACCAGTGCCAGTTGCTGTTGAATCTGTGACTGGAGGGACTTCCCCCTGCACAGAATCTctacattaatttatttcatgaaGGCATAATATTTATTGTCTGGGGGAGTCtttctttctacttttaaattaatttccatattaaaaaaaataaaaagctggcCTCCATCGTGAAGTGGTCGCTTGTTGGGTTGTCTGTTTGGGGAGAAGCAGACGGTTTACCAAAGCCTAGCCTAGAAGCAGGGCCAACTGTGGAGGTGGCCTGTGGCTGACCTGGGTGGCACCGATTGGATGTGCCCTATCAGGGCATtctgccagagcaggagctgctctgagtgctgagcagctggagggaggaTGGAATCCTTTTGTCATGGGGCAGGTGGAGGAGCACATGTGGAAGCCTCCTGTGCTCATTCCCAGTGAGAAGAAGGAGAGCTGTGAGGTGtgtggagctgggaaagcagagctcttGCTGGGGAAGTGCCTTTCCCCACACAGGGAGCGGCCCCCCCCTGCTCGGCCCCACAAGTGCAGAGCCTGGTCCTGGCCCTGCCAGTGAGCaccctggcagctcctcagggcCAGGGCTCCTAGGGAGAGGCTGGGATACCCAGGTGCAGCTGGACTTGGAGCATGTGACTGCGTGTGTGAACGCACTAGGATGGACACTTGAAACCCAGGAACCTCCGTGTCACATTTGGGTGTCACCatgcaggagctgtgcttgcCTGCGTTGGATGTCCCTGAAGCTGGTGGTAGGCTGTAGGGGACCCCTAGGCCATGGAAGCTGCAGTCACTGGTGTTTGCTGGGACCAACTAGATGTAGGAAAGGGTAGGATGTCCTGACATCCTCCACCAAAGGGGTGCTGGAAGATGGGGACCTCCCTTCCTGAGAGAGAGAGGGGTGTGTGTGCACGCGTGTGTTACggaaacataataaaaaatgttacGGGGCTTTCCTAGTGTCTTTCTCTGTTTAATGGACATTGTCTGTCAAACATAACCACACCATTCATAGAAGCCTTAGATCAACAGTTTAGctatgcaaattattttaattatttttttaaaaaaaacaaacattaaaatagTGCTTTCTTCTTTAACATATCCTAGGAGTTGAAAACCGAGGGGTTCTGAGCAAACTGCTGGACAACTTGTCTTTGGATGCaccatggaaataaaaatcaaaccccCCCACAAAAGTAACAAAGCAAATTAACTGATGGTGTTCATGCAAGTTTCTCCAAAGACTTGACAGTGCTGCATCTGTGAGTCATGCcctcctgtgctctgtgtgtccACCTCATGCACTACCCTGTGACACTGATTGTATGACCAGCTTGCCCAGATGTCCGTTGCATCCCTGTGAGGCTGTCAGTTTTCCCGTGGATTTGGGGAATGGACCTAGGCAAGGGCTTTCCTTGTCGAGAGTAGCAAATGTGGAGACCTGCGGGCGCGTGTGGGAGGTGGGAACATGAGCAGAGCCCCCAGAgccctgtggctgccccagcccttcctGTGGGGGTCAGGGTAGTGGGTTCATCCAAGGGACCCTCCCACGTCATCTCTGAAAGGGGCCTGTGCTGGGACAAGGTGTGAAGATGTGGCTGGGGGCAGTCAGCACCGTGGTCTGGATGTGGTACTGGTGACTGCACACCTCTCTGCTCCTTGCCTCTCCAGGAGAGCGCCCAGGGCTTCCAGAGCAGGCCCTGGCACATCCCTGCACTGCCACCTGATGTTCTCCAGTGGTTCCCTGTGGCTGTAGGAGCTGAGGGTGACTGGCATTCTGCTGCCACAGGGTGCAGAAtgtgccctgggctggctgttaacccagcaccagGGTGGGGTGTGAGGGCTCTTCTGGCTCCTGTGTGGCCATGATTTGGAGACCCCTTGGCAGCCTCCTGTGGTGCGGCTGCTCTGTGCGTGACCCGCTGCTGGCAAACATCggccctgggcagctgcagcacaggggcCCTGCCCAGCAAGTGCCCAAGtacagccccagccccagctctgccccatccaccagccctgggcacccccTTAGTGAGGGGATGGGCCCTGGCAGAGCCTTGGCTGAGAGGTGGTCATGGAGATGGCCGTGATGCCCTGACCACAGGGCTCCCATGGGAGCTGGCagtggctggggctgctccaagGCAGCCGGAGGCACCTGCTCTCCCATGGTGCCATGGGAAGGATTTCCTCTGCCCCACAGAAGCCACGAGGGGGTGTGGGTCATCCCCAGTGGGGGGGGAACTCTCCAAGCCCTAAAACTCTCGTCCCATGGGGCCTGCTCTTCTCCCACATCTGCTCTCCCTAGAGGTTTCTCATCTCCAGCATGTGATTCTGCTGTAGAGGGTCCTCTCTTGGTTTTCCTGAGCCTGGAACAGGGGCTTTCCCTGCACGagttaaatttttcttttgctgctgaatTTCTGTCTCCAAATGACCTgatgggaagcagctgctggttctcagaggggctgtgggtgaCACTGAGGACAGCAGTGCAGGACTCTCTGCAGAGGGTTTTGGACAGTAAGGAAGATTTCCGAGCACAACCCAAGGCCAGGGCAGATCTGTGGGGGCCTCGGGAATGGTCAGCTGCCCTCCATGCTGGCACCCAGCCCTCGGCCCTTGCCTTTGGTGGGAGGTTTCCACTCCTGGGTACAGTCAAGTGAAGTCTGGGTACCACTGTGGGACAGTGCCATGGGCATGGGGGGCTGcggctgctctgtgccctgggctTGGTGGGCTTGTTGGCCCCACTGCTGATGCAGCTCTTTGGGcttcctggggagctgcagggtggGGGCAACACAGCCCAGCCTGACCCAAGTTGGGCAGGATCTGCTGGATGTTGTCCTGCTGGAGTAtctgggagggtggggggggTTGAATGCAGCTACTtggagaaagcaaatattcTGACAAGCAAAGGGTGGGATTTCCATGGGGTCTTCACTAGAAATGATGTGTATTTTGACTTTATGATGTCAGTGAAtcatagaacggtttgggttggaagggaccttaaagactgtcttgttccagcccccctgccatggggagggacaccttccactagactaagttgctccaagccctgtccagcctgatcttggacacttccagggatggggcatccacaacttctctgggcaacaaaTTCAAGAGGCTGAATGTGCGAGAATTGCTGCTTGCTTGGGAGTGGCTTCCAGGCCAACAGGGACAAGTACAGCAAATACCTTCCCAGCTGGTATTTCTCGCCACTCTGCAATAAATTTTGTTGATCCAGTCTTGGAAGGACCaggggtgggggagggctggggtgggggggcagAGGTTGAACAGGGATCATAGTCCAGCTAGATTACAGTGCGGGGATGGCTCCTTGCACCTCAGAGCAAACACTCCCTGTGAAGGGAGGATGGGGCGAGTGAGGGAGAACAACCTCTGCCACCTCCCGGACCACCACCGCTGCCTCAGCTGCTTCGTGGTACCCAGCTCGGAGCTGGAGTCTGGCAGATCCATGGGAGCCTGAAGGAATCCATCACTGAGTctcatttggggttttctgttggtttgggtttctttttcttttttttttttttcctttttcttttctttttttactacCGCCTTAGTTTGTGGCCTGTCTCGTTGTGGTTGGAAAGAGGAGTATTGCTAGCAGGGCGGCTCGGTCGGTTGGCCCCACGCATGATCATGTGCTTCCCTCTTCTCTCTGTCGAACGGGATGTGCTCGCCTGATCTCCCAGAACAGAGACTTTGAACAATTTGTTGTTTAtatgatgtatttatttttacttgtgtttcatgtcattttttaaaaaaataataaattgtaAGTTGGTATAACTGCCTGttgcttctccttcttttttttttttttttttttttctcctcagtaaaataaatgtcaaaattaaaaaagaaagtggtGTGGTTTGaagctggtttgggttggagctgggctgggcatgAGCCTCTCTGCACACCTGGAGCCCaggctcagccagcagctgcgtcctgctgcttccagcagcacctgggctcCATCCACACCTCGGCAGCCACCCAGGTGAGCATCCTGCCGCCTCCAGAGCGGAGGGAGGCATCACACGGCTGGCCCTGCCcgggctgggtgctgcaggagtCAGGGAACCATTGGGACAGCTGGATCTTGCTCCTCCCTGTCCTCTGTGCTTATTATTGCTGCTGATGATCGTCAGTAAGGGCCgggggaaaacaaggaaaataaatattctgcagGTAAATAGCTTTGAGTCTCGGAGAGCCGGCGCGGGCTGCGtgccctgtcccctgtgccccgTGGGGCGCGGAGAGGccgcggggctggcgggggtTGAGGTAGTAACAGCGAGGCGGTTCTGCACGGGAAGGCGAGAGGTGTCCCGGGGCTGGTGCCGACGTGCGAGAAGGGCCCTGGAGAGACCGGGAAGGGAGCTGTGggctccctctgcccctcacaGGCGCTGCGGGTGCCTCCGCACCCGGCCGTTCTTGCTGTCCGGGGACTGGTGCTGCCACTTGTGCCAGgctcgctgccgctgccgctccCGCTCCTGCAGCCGCAGGGCATTGCAGTAGGCGTCCAGGCTGGTGCCCGGTGCCCCCAGGGCCCGCGGGAAGCCCTTGGAGCCTGGGTGCAGGTCGATCCGGGGCCGAGGGCTCTGGTGGGcccctcccagctcagctcccttgCTCCGTTTATACGGTGGCAGCTCCATGGCCTCGTGCCTGATGACGCGGAGGCTGTATCGGGTGAGGGGCCGCGACAAGGAGCGCTCCCCCGCCTGGCACTCGTAGGTGCCCATGTCCTCCCTCGCCAGCTGGCGGATCAGCAGCCCTTGCTCCAGCACCAAGAAATGTGCGTTGTTCCTGACCTGGGGCAAAGGCAGAGCCCGTGGGTCAGTCCTTGGGGATGGAGCCACCCCTGCTCCCCGTCCCCGCTGCCCTGTCCCCGTACCTCGCTCGGGGCTGTCTCCTCGCCGCGCCGCACCAGCCACCGGATCGTGGTCTGCGGGGAGTGCGCCAGGCACTCGAGGAAGGTCGAGTTCTTCtccaccccaaaaaccacctTCTCCACCGCAGCAGTCCCTGTGCAGAGCAAGGGGTGAGTACCCCGTGTGGGGCTgtgtggcaggagggagggagggcagcacGGAGCAGCCAGCCCGCGGTGGGGGCACCGGTTTCCCAGCGCGGTGCCGCCTGCCCGCCGGGGCATGGCgctccctgggcacagctggctgccCCCGCCGGGGCTGGAGCTCACCCTCTGCCGTGTCCTGGCACTGGCTGAGCGGGTCAGCCTTCAGCACGTCCTGGCAGCGGGCACGCctgtgggagagcagagagagctgtggctgccccacctcAGGCTGTGGGACTCCTCCGTGGCAATGCAGCCTGGAAGGGAGACCAGGAAAGGGTGGGGAACAGGCAGGCAGAGTGGCAGTAGGGGTCTGGCTGATGCATAAAGCTCCAGGGCTGGCGCTTGCCCTTCCCTGCTCCGAACAGCATCACTTTGCAGGGGGATTCAGGGCTGGCGCGGGCACACACTCACCTCTTCTCGGTGAGCAGGTGTGGGGCGCAGGTCTTGCCGTCCCAGGTGCAGTAGGGATCCCTGGCCAGGCAGCAGTCGGTGCAGGTTTTGCCGTAGAGCTCGCAGCGGtacagggagagctggagcagcccgTGGGTGCTGCTCAcgaacagctcctgctgctcaggtaAGCGGGACAATGGCAGTCAGCACCCACGGCTGGAGACCAGGcctggcagggaacagagcCCCTGCCCCCCGTTGGGGTAGGGGCACTAGGGGACAGCAGGAGTGCGAGACTGAGCCTGCCACCCCCTTAATGCCCTGGCAGGATCCCATTCCCTAAATGTGCACCCCCTGGGGCCAAGGGACCCGGCAGAGTAGCTAGGACCAGTTGCCCTCTCTCCCTTGGCTGCTTTAGGGAGAAGCAGAGGGGACACTCACCCGCTTTGGTGATAACTTCATGTCTAGGATGGGAGAAGGCACCTGGAGGGGAAACAAGAGGGTGCTGCAGTCATGTCAGTCCCTCCTGGGTGCCCCAGCCTGCCAGTGGGATTGTGTCCCCAGCGGTGGCAGGATGCCAGGACCCTGGGCCAGATCCCTGGTCACAGCTCCATCTGCTCCATGCAAGGagcctgggctggctgtgctTGGCGTGGGCAGCCCAggacagctctgcccagcagttCCGTTTTCAAACATGGACTCAGCCCTCCCATTTTAGTGAGGGCTCCAATAGGCCACCCACATGCCCCCTCATGGACTGGATGGGGAGCTGGAAGATGACTTGGCTTCAGTCCCACTGGCTTCCCTCGGTGCTCGTAGCAtttcctgctgcccagagcagatGGGAGCCCCCAGCAGTGAGGTGAGAACCTCCCTGAGAGCGGTCAGTGATTTTCTGCAGAGCCTGCAGGGAGGGTGCCACGGCCACGGGAGGCAACCCGTGTGATCCAGCCATGGCGCCTCAGCCCCCGTGGTGCCACCCTGGCTGCCTGTACCTTAGTGACGCTGACCTCCTCCAGGCTGATCACTTCGGGGCTACGGCTCACCCCGCCGGCCAGTGCCACCTTCAGGACTTTGCCCTCATCTGTGAAGGCAGCGGGAGGAGGAGCTGTCAGGGTTGGGAGCCCCCCGGGCTCCAGCACCAGAGTGCCGCACAAGCTGCGCCGTGGTGGCAGCGTCCCCAGAGCCGGGGTGAGCTCCCACCTGTGCCGAGGAAGAGCACGTCGTAGTGGCGGCTCTCCGCGTCCAGCCGGTGCACCAGCAGCCGCCGCAGCCGGTACGGCACATTGGCCCGGACCAGCACGGGCTGCCGGCCCTGCGGGTACACGGGCTCCCACATCAGCTGATGGCCGCGCATGAAGCTGATCACCTCGTCGGGGAAGTCCTTGGTGGACTGCAGGAGGGGGTCGTACGTCTCGCTGGGGCACTGTGCGACACAGGGGCTGCATTAGGGCCAGGCCAGTCCGTCCCACtgcccctccagctgctccccattCCCTTACCGTGCCGGGGCGGGGGTAGGGGACACGACCCTTGTATTCTACCCAGCGGTAGTCGAATCCCTCCTTGTGTGCAAAGGGGCCGCTGAAGGCAGCTCTCACGGCAGCCATGGAGTAGATGCAGACGGCTGAGCCACTGAAGACACCACTGCCGGGAAGCACAGGGCTCtcagtgtccctgctgctccacgGGGATCAGGTGTATGCACACCCACACCCCCCTGAGCCAACGCTGTCCCCTGTCAGCCCCGGAGTCATGCACAGCACGCCGGGGTGACAGGAATCCCTTTGGCACAGCCAGTCCGGCCGGGGGGGATCACTGGCTGTGCCGATGCCAAAACTGTGGTTTGACAATGGGGAGGTGAaccagcagcagggaatgcAGGAAAATACTGGTGGCCCTTCCTCAGCCAGCTGGGTGCTGGTCCTGCCCTTCTCCTTGCAGAGCTCCCTGTGGAGCAGCACTGGTAGGGGCCAGGGGTCTGGAGTGTCCCACAGAGGGGCTGCTGAGGGTCCTGCTCACCTGGAGACCGTGAAGAGCCCAAAGACAagggggttctgggggtcccGGGTGCGCAGGAGGAAAACATCCTCTGCAAAGAGAGGGGCGGAGGTGAggcaccccagagctggaacACCAGTCCAGAGGATGCAGGTGGGCATCCTGGGGGTGTGCTGGAGGGAGCAGCCGTGGTGGAGCTGCACTGCTCACGGGTTGTGCATTGCCAGGGCTGTGCACTCACCCAGCTGGTCGAAGTGGGTCTCAGTGCCCTGAGGCCCGGGGATGGAGCACACCAGGCGGGCCTTCAGGAACGTGCTCCAGCGGTTGATGAGGCTGTGCTTCCCTCCAACATCGTTCTGCCAGGCACCAAGAGCCAGGATCAATCCAGCCTCTCTGAGTCTCCCCCACTGCTGTGCCCTCCTCATTCCCACAGAgggacacccccagccctgagccttCTGCCCTGGGGTAGGTGTGCAGTGACACCCTCACATTCCTCTGCTTGGGATGCTCCTTGGTCCAGAGCAGTAAAAGCCCATCTCGTGGGACAACTGGCCACACAGTTGGCAACTGACCTTGCAGACCCTGGCCACCCTGGCATGGATGTGCCGCCGCTCCCACTGGCCAGCTTCCATGGCCGTCTCACGGAAGAAAATGTAGACTTTGTCATCGTGGGGGTTGTAGGTATCGGGGATGGCGTAGGCACCAACAAATgcaggctctgcagggggaaggagcagcacaaAGTGGTCCTGTGTCCTGATCCCACCCTGTGGTACTGCCCTGAACTGCTCTTGGGAGCAGTGTGAGACGCTGAAGGGACACAGGGCCCATGGAGACCTGGCTACCCAGGAGGCAGAACACCATTCCAGTGCTCAGGCTGTGGAGCATGGGTCCCACAAGGGGTTTCATCAGTGCTTCCCCCCACAGAAGAGAGAgggcccagagcagagctctgtccccagtgctgtgcccagcctcTCCCCAGTAGGACGAATAGGCCCCCACGCCCTACAGGTCACCCTGCTCCTACCGTGCAGCCAGTGGTCCTGGTTCTGCTCCGTGCGGATGTAGCTCTGCTCGGCCCCATGCACCCAGGTCCGGAAGAAGGCAGCGCTGCTGCCCATGAAGTCGCTGGAGGTGCCTGAATACAGCTCCCCATCTGCAGGGTCAGGGGTGAGTGGGTGAGAAGCAGCACCTCCCAGCACAGATTATTCTCAGCACTCCCCCTCCAAGcatcccctctgctcctcactCGCTCTTACCGACGAGGAGTCCTGTGAAGGGTTCGTGGGGGCTGTATGGGCACCGTCCTCGCCCTGATTCCAAGGAGTGCGTCACCAACTGCATGCGGGGAGCCCCTGCACCCTGCCAGAGCCAAGGGGGAGATGTCAGCCCAGGGGGAGTCTGGGAGCAagctggaatttgggggaaGAGTGGGAAGGTGGCTGGTGTGTCTGTGATGAGTGGGTTCCTCGAGGGGGTGCCAGAACCTGGTCCCATCCCCTGACATTCCCAAGTCAGAGTTGCTCTTGCCATGTGAATGCCAGGGACTGCACCAGGCTGACTCCCCAGGCTCTGGGgctccctctctgcctgctcccagggagaggagtctcttgACACCCTCTGCCATAGGGGTATGTCTGTCCAGGGTGTCCCTCACCTTCCCCCTGGCTCCCAGCTGGATGAAGGCACAGACGGGCTGGTAGGAGCCGGTGCCGCAGGCAAACACGTGGCTCTGGTTGAAGGGCTGGAGGAGGCGGATGAAGTTGGCACACTCTGTCTGCGCAGGGGAGATGTTCATCAGGGCCGAGCTGTGGTCACTGCTGGGGCTGCGGAGCCTGGCCAgaccctgtgctggcagctggccAGCTGGGCTGACTCTGGCTGGCTCCACAACCCCATTCCAGGCAGACCCCCAGGCTCCTTTTCAGGGTGATGGGGTTGTTTAATATCCGTGGTGAGCTGCCAGAGGAGATGGGTgggggctgccagccctgcttaCCTCCACGttcttccctgccagctggcaGTGCTCGACCTGCTCCCTGGGGGCTGGCCAGAAAATCTGAAACACAAAGATCCCACGGATGCAGCCCCTGCTTCCCTCAGCCTCCCGTGGCACCAGTGGGAACAGACTCAGCCAACAGGCGCTGCCAGGCTCAGGTGCACGGCGAGGATATGGGGTtgctctggcacagctctgaCACCCCCCTGAGTCCCAGGGCTGGGTGGCAGCCTGCCAAATCAACTCAGAGTGAACCTGGTGTGGGGACAGAGCCTGGGCGTGCCATGGCCCACCCAGGCAGTGGGCAGGCTCTCCTGGATCCCAGCCCGTGGGAACACCAGGCTGCAGCGCCTTAatgggattttcttttgttgggCTCTGGCTGTACACCCAGCCAGCAGGATGTCTTGGGATGACATTAGTGGACTCGCTGCTGGAGCTcttgaggcagcagcagggactaGGTGTGACAGCAGGGCTCCGGGCACTGCCCACAGTCCACCCAGGTCACCTCTCCTGGCCAAGCCACCCTGTCCCTCTGGCgccagctcttcccagcagggctcagctccACCAGCAATGGCCTGACCCCACTGATTAAGACATCCTGGTGTAAATGTGTCCCTGGTGAGGTTAGAACAGCCCAGTCCAGGGCACATCCACCTCCACACCCTGGCACTGGGACAAGGAGTGGTTCCCAGGGAGGAAGAGGCCAGCCTGGCCAAGGCCACCCTCCTCCCAGCACTGACCTTCTCAGGCTCTCTGCTGGGATGGTCCAGGTGGAGCAGGAATATATGGTTTTTTGCTCCCACCATCAGCCAGGCCCTGTCTTCATCCACCAAGAGGGCTTGGaaacccatcccatcccctgaGGCCAGCAGCAGGCGAGAGCTGTTGGATTTCAGCAAGTCTGAGGAGCACAAAAACGGTGGGAGAAAGAGAAACCCATCCATGAGTgacacagccagcagccagagGCCCCACACCTCCCTctctgggacagctctggtCACCTATCATTGCTCCAAGGGTACATAACATTCCTGCCACTGCCTAAGGAAAACCCACCTCCCTCGGTGCCCCTGAGCTCATCACGGAGCCTCCTCCACATGCCTACTTGAGGGAAAGAGTCACTCCTACAGAGAGCAGAACTGTGCTGGCCttgccctgcctgggctggttgcagggcacagggcaggacaggggtCCAGCCCCAGTATCCTGGGGTGCTCAGCTTCCAGCCCACCTTCCAGAGGAACTCCTGGAGCCCCAAAGCCTCTGCACCCTGAAACCGTGGGCAGAGGATGGAGCAGAGAGGTGACTGGCTTGCTGAGGCTCCTGTAATGTTTCCCTTGGGCTCCAGATCAAGAGAGTTTACataaaaaaggtttttgttgtttgctggGGCAAAGCATCCCTCCAAGGAAAGGCTATGTGGAAACAGAACCAGCACAACCAGCTCTGGACACCCTCTGCCCTCACTCCTAAGCCTCTGAGTccacaaagcagctgctgggctttACCCCACGCACAGGGTCAGGCAGGTGGACAAATGTACTGGGACAGACCCTTGTAAGGGAAGTCCGGAGCTGTGTCCCCGGCTGTGCCACCCCAACCCAGCACCCCATATTTCCCATTCTGTGTCCTGAGACACAGCCTAAACCCAGCATTAGGCTGGCTCAGGGAAAGATCCAAGGGTGCCATCGACTCAGTGCACTCCTTTGGGAGCCAAGGCATCACAGTGGGAAAGGCGCTGCCGTTCTGGCTGCGGCTCCTCCCATGCAGCAGCCGGGGCGGCTCGCCTGGCCCTTCTGGCACACTTGTGGCCGTGTGGGTGTGTGAGGAGGACAATAAGCTGTTGTCTTTTGGTTAAAACTCCGGAAACAACATCCCTGGGGCCAGCATGGGTCCGTGATGTGCAGTGCCAGGTTTGGGGGCTGTCTGTGGGGCAAGCatcccccagtgctgccagagcGGCGGCTGCACCGACACGGGACCgcagcagctgccaccccccagcccctgctcccagggatcAAGGCAGGGCAAACCAGCATTGAGGCAGTCCTTGGAGCTTCCAAAAATCGTAA encodes the following:
- the LOC116449660 gene encoding semaphorin-3D-like isoform X2, whose product is MWAAPGHWLPPATLLLCLLLQQLGSSTAWKQHTPRLRLAYKDLLKSNSSRLLLASGDGMGFQALLVDEDRAWLMVGAKNHIFLLHLDHPSREPEKIFWPAPREQVEHCQLAGKNVETECANFIRLLQPFNQSHVFACGTGSYQPVCAFIQLGARGKGAGAPRMQLVTHSLESGRGRCPYSPHEPFTGLLVDGELYSGTSSDFMGSSAAFFRTWVHGAEQSYIRTEQNQDHWLHEPAFVGAYAIPDTYNPHDDKVYIFFRETAMEAGQWERRHIHARVARVCKNDVGGKHSLINRWSTFLKARLVCSIPGPQGTETHFDQLEDVFLLRTRDPQNPLVFGLFTVSSGVFSGSAVCIYSMAAVRAAFSGPFAHKEGFDYRWVEYKGRVPYPRPGTCPSETYDPLLQSTKDFPDEVISFMRGHQLMWEPVYPQGRQPVLVRANVPYRLRRLLVHRLDAESRHYDVLFLGTDEGKVLKVALAGGVSRSPEVISLEEVSVTKVPSPILDMKLSPKRQELFVSSTHGLLQLSLYRCELYGKTCTDCCLARDPYCTWDGKTCAPHLLTEKRRARCQDVLKADPLSQCQDTAEGTAAVEKVVFGVEKNSTFLECLAHSPQTTIRWLVRRGEETAPSEVRNNAHFLVLEQGLLIRQLAREDMGTYECQAGERSLSRPLTRYSLRVIRHEAMELPPYKRSKGAELGGAHQSPRPRIDLHPGSKGFPRALGAPGTSLDAYCNALRLQERERQRQRAWHKWQHQSPDSKNGRVRRHPQRL
- the LOC116449660 gene encoding semaphorin-3D-like isoform X1; translation: MWAAPGHWLPPATLLLCLLLQQLGSSTAWKQHTPRLRLAYKDLLKSNSSRLLLASGDGMGFQALLVDEDRAWLMVGAKNHIFLLHLDHPSREPEKIFWPAPREQVEHCQLAGKNVETECANFIRLLQPFNQSHVFACGTGSYQPVCAFIQLGARGKGAGAPRMQLVTHSLESGRGRCPYSPHEPFTGLLVDGELYSGTSSDFMGSSAAFFRTWVHGAEQSYIRTEQNQDHWLHEPAFVGAYAIPDTYNPHDDKVYIFFRETAMEAGQWERRHIHARVARVCKNDVGGKHSLINRWSTFLKARLVCSIPGPQGTETHFDQLEDVFLLRTRDPQNPLVFGLFTVSSGVFSGSAVCIYSMAAVRAAFSGPFAHKEGFDYRWVEYKGRVPYPRPGTCPSETYDPLLQSTKDFPDEVISFMRGHQLMWEPVYPQGRQPVLVRANVPYRLRRLLVHRLDAESRHYDVLFLGTDEGKVLKVALAGGVSRSPEVISLEEVSVTKVPSPILDMKLSPKRQELFVSSTHGLLQLSLYRCELYGKTCTDCCLARDPYCTWDGKTCAPHLLTEKRLHCHGGVPQPEVGQPQLSLLSHRRARCQDVLKADPLSQCQDTAEGTAAVEKVVFGVEKNSTFLECLAHSPQTTIRWLVRRGEETAPSEVRNNAHFLVLEQGLLIRQLAREDMGTYECQAGERSLSRPLTRYSLRVIRHEAMELPPYKRSKGAELGGAHQSPRPRIDLHPGSKGFPRALGAPGTSLDAYCNALRLQERERQRQRAWHKWQHQSPDSKNGRVRRHPQRL